The Candidatus Poribacteria bacterium nucleotide sequence GGCGACGGGCAATGACGGGTCGGAATTGGAAGAATATGGTTTAAGGTATACGGACGCTGCATTTTTAGCGGATTGGGGTCGATTGTCTATTCAAGAAAAAGCTTCAGTCGCTATAGATGCGGATGTAAACAATGATGGCTATGTTGATCTGTCCGATGTTTTAATCGTCCGGAGTGCTATTGAAAATAACGTTTCCTACGATACGGATGTCAACAATGATGGTCAAACCGACGAAGTAGATGTGCTTTTAGTGAAACAGAAAGCGATGGAAGCGATTGTCGCTGCCGCTCCGAGTTTGATACGACGAAGAATCAAGATTGGAACGTGGGGTCATCTAAAAAAGAGAAAGGGAGGGAAAAAGTTTGGAAAATAGGAGGGACCTTTATGTGAATCCGTTTTTTGAACCGGATCCGGGATATACTCCCTTAAGGTTTCATGTGTTGGGTTCAGCGCAGACAGCGATACATTCAGATTTTTCGGCGGATGCGTTTGCACAGAAGACCCGGATGACATGCTGGGGGCTCAAGTCCACAGGACATACGGTGTACCACTACGGGAACGAATTGTCGGTGGATAGAGAGACGCCTGAGAAGAGGGTTCTTTGCGATGAGCATATCAGCGTGACGACAGAAGCCCAGTTGATGGATGCCTACCCGAAGTGTCGGGAAGATCGAGAGATTATAGGTTATTTGAATCCGGAATTTCCTGACGATGACGAAAAATGTTAAAGTATCGGTATCTATGGTAAATACCGTTCAAGGTGAACTCCCAACACCGCATCCACCTGCGGGGTATGATATAGTAATTACATCCCCTCCTTATGGAGACTCATAGACCACCGTGGCGTATGGGCAATTTTCTCGGCTCGCGGCAGAATGGATCGGATTACCAAATGCTCGCAAAGTTGAAAAACTCGCAATGGGCGGACTTCGTTCAAAAGAAATATTGACCGACTCTCCAGTATCGTCAGCTGTTGAGAAAATCCGTTCGGTTGATGAGAAGCGAGCGGAGGAAGTGTCTGCGTTTTACATTGACCTTGAGCGTAGCATCAATTCAATAGCACAAGTGTGTTCGCCGCACGCCACAATATGCTATGTCGTTGGGAATCGCCGAGTCAAGGGGATTATGCTACCTACGGACGAATTTGTAGTTGATGCCTTTCGTCAGCATGGGTTTGTCCATAAGGCTACCATCGTCAGAAATATACCAAACAAACGGATGCCGAAGAAGAACAGCCCTTCTAATATTGCAGGCGAAACATCTAAAACGATGCACGAAGAAAACATCGTCATTTGTCAGAGGGCAACGCAGAATCACAATTTTTAACAGACTCATTGCTAAAATCACATTTGCACTGGGCAAAAACCCGATTTTGACAACGGAAAAATCGGAGCGAAAACCCAATCGTTAAAAAAATGTCTATAGGACAGATCACCCTCACATCCGTAACAAAGCAATTCGGGGACACCGTCGCCGTTGACGATGTGTCTCTACAGATAGAAGGTGGCGAGTTCTTTTCACTGCTTGGACCCAGTGGGTGTGGAAAAACGACAACGCTCCGCATCATCGGCGGATTTGAGTATCCCACCACCGGAGAAGTATCCATCAACGGCGAACTGATGGCAGAAACACCCCCCTATCGCCGTCCAGTCAACACCGTCTTCCAAAATTACGCCTTGTTCCCACATAAAACCGTCGCGCAGAATATCGCGTTTGGACTACAGATGAAGAAAGCCACCAAAGCCGAAATCTCTGGTGCCGTTGGACGCGCATTAGATTTAATTCAGTTACCGGGGTACGACGACCGGAAACCGAGTGAACTCTCTGGGGGTGAGAGGCAACGTGTAGCCCTCGCTCGCGCACTCATCAATGAACCCACCATTCTGCTGTTAGATGAGCCACTCTCAGCACTCGACCTGAAACTCCGAAAACAGATGCAATCGGAGCTAAAAGCACTGCAGCGTAAAGTCGGTATCACATTCGTCTACGTCACGCACGACCAGGGGGAAGCATTGGCACTGTCCGATCGGATTGCCGTGATGAACGATGGTAGAATCCTCCAAGTCGGAACGCCATCTGAAATCTATGATTCACCACAGGGGCGTTTCGTCGCAGACTTTATCGGCACTTCCAACTTCCTTGAAGGGACACTTATCAGCCAAAACGAAATTACACTGGCAACGGAGCCACCCCTTAAGATTGTCAGTACACCGAACAACAGCATGCCTATAGACACACCTGTCACCCTCGCGCTCCGTCCAGAGCGCGTTGACCTGAGAACGACCCCCATCTCTGATATTGCGAACTGCCTACGCGGCGTGATTCAGGACGAAAGTTATCTCGGCACAATGCTTCAATACACCGTCCAAACCGATTACCCGACGCCACTTATTGTCCACCAACAGAACACGGGGACAAGAGATGGATATCGCTTTCAACGCGGCGATATAGTCTATCTACAGTGGACCCCTGAGAACGCGATTGTTTTAAAAACCGACAAACACTAACTACCGGACAAAGGTAGTTTGACTTTCCCATTGTCACGCTGCTGCGAGGTCAAAAAACCGATAATAATCTGGACAACCTTATACCCCTCAGTTCCAGGCGAGACGGGTTCTCCACCCTCTGTGATAAGACCCACTAACTCTCGAGGACCCGCGGGGATACCAACGATGTCCCATGTCGGTGCCTCGATTGTCTCAACAACATTGTCCTGATGGATCGTTGCCCCTTGATCACTAATGAGAATATAGCCGTTGGTGCCAACAATCTCCACACGAAACCCGGAGAGGGTTGTCTTTGGACCACCCGCATAATAACCACGCACGCCATTCGCAAAGTGGATATATCCGTGTGCCGACGGTTCGGTTGCGGGGACGTGTCCCCCATCACCTTTATACTCGTTATAGCCCTCGTAGCCGTCCTCTAATTCGGCAGAGACCCACTCCGGATCTGAATCAGCGAAGTAGCAGATGGCATCAACCAGGTGTGTGCCATTGCGGAAGAGCATCGCGCGCCCGCCACTCAAGGTGCCGATGACATACTGGACTTCTCCGATGCGTCCACCACCGACGACAACATCTTTAGTGTGCCGCCACAACGGCTGCCACCGACGGGTGTGGTCAATTGAAAGAATCGTCCCGTTTCGCTCCGTTGCTTCCAACATCCTATCGGCATCTGCGATGCTGGTCGCCATCGGTTTTTCACAGAAGATACCCTTGACACCGGCATTTGCCGCATCAACAACGAGGTCAGCATGCCGATGATCGGAGGTCGCCACTGTCACGATGTCCAAATTCTCAGCAGCAAGCATCTCTTGATGGTTGGTATACAAGGCAATATTGCCCCAGGTGTCCTGATATTTTTCCTTGAAGGCATCCAATGTGCTTTGAACAAAATCGCAGCCAGCAGCCAGTTCAACGTTCTGCATATCGACCAGCCCTGATACATGCGTTGTGCCGATACCGCTACAGCCAATCACTCCAACGCGTAAATTTGCCATGTCCATATCCTCCGCTATTCTGTTGCTCCAAACTATGGGAAACCGAAAACGTGATAAACCCTTTTGCCACAAAAACGATTATATACTGTGTGGGGTTAGAAGTCAAATTTTTTGTAGAGGATCGGAAGGTAATCTAACAGAACGATTTGATGTGAACTGCAAATTTTGGTAGAATATCTATGCAAGATTAACAAATCTCACTATGGAGGAAAATAATTGTGGTTAGAATTGTCGCCAATCCGGGAATCCTTGGTGGGA carries:
- a CDS encoding ABC transporter ATP-binding protein; this encodes MSIGQITLTSVTKQFGDTVAVDDVSLQIEGGEFFSLLGPSGCGKTTTLRIIGGFEYPTTGEVSINGELMAETPPYRRPVNTVFQNYALFPHKTVAQNIAFGLQMKKATKAEISGAVGRALDLIQLPGYDDRKPSELSGGERQRVALARALINEPTILLLDEPLSALDLKLRKQMQSELKALQRKVGITFVYVTHDQGEALALSDRIAVMNDGRILQVGTPSEIYDSPQGRFVADFIGTSNFLEGTLISQNEITLATEPPLKIVSTPNNSMPIDTPVTLALRPERVDLRTTPISDIANCLRGVIQDESYLGTMLQYTVQTDYPTPLIVHQQNTGTRDGYRFQRGDIVYLQWTPENAIVLKTDKH
- a CDS encoding Gfo/Idh/MocA family oxidoreductase, which codes for MDMANLRVGVIGCSGIGTTHVSGLVDMQNVELAAGCDFVQSTLDAFKEKYQDTWGNIALYTNHQEMLAAENLDIVTVATSDHRHADLVVDAANAGVKGIFCEKPMATSIADADRMLEATERNGTILSIDHTRRWQPLWRHTKDVVVGGGRIGEVQYVIGTLSGGRAMLFRNGTHLVDAICYFADSDPEWVSAELEDGYEGYNEYKGDGGHVPATEPSAHGYIHFANGVRGYYAGGPKTTLSGFRVEIVGTNGYILISDQGATIHQDNVVETIEAPTWDIVGIPAGPRELVGLITEGGEPVSPGTEGYKVVQIIIGFLTSQQRDNGKVKLPLSGS